The following coding sequences are from one Thamnophis elegans isolate rThaEle1 chromosome 5, rThaEle1.pri, whole genome shotgun sequence window:
- the LRRN2 gene encoding LOW QUALITY PROTEIN: leucine-rich repeat neuronal protein 2 (The sequence of the model RefSeq protein was modified relative to this genomic sequence to represent the inferred CDS: inserted 1 base in 1 codon), producing the protein MCPVKAFTLNGSCTCPLKMRHFQLNLLLICMATTTAILVVPWKVKCPLQCVCQIRPWYTPRSVYREAATVDCNDLFISTVPERLPEGTQILLLQSNNIVKVEQSELEYLKNLTEVDLSQNSFSDILDFGLKNMPQLLSLHLEENQLAELPDNSFSSLANLQELYLNHNQIRRISPQAFLGLGNLLRLHLNSNFLRTIDSRWFQVLPSLEILMIGGNKVDAILDMNFRALSNLRSLVLAGMNLREISDYALVGLKNLESLSFYDNNLISVPKRALQQVPGLKFLDLNKNPLPRIKQSDFTNMLHLKELGLNNMEELVSIDKFALINLPELTKLDVTNNPKLSYIHPSAFHHLPQMETLMLNNNALSALHKQTLESLPSLQEISIHSNPLHCDCVIRWVNSTENHIRFIEPQSTLCAEPPDLXRKHIRDVPFREMTDRCLPLISDKSFPSHLDVVDGEDISLHCRALAEPEPEIYWVTPSGLKLLPFSEDGKYKVDSEGTMEIRKVTVQEAGLYTCMAQNLIGADTRSISLIVNRSFPFSEDMLELIIEEVQTYNILVSWKPHLNTISSNLTWSSFNPNLDLTNVARIPTGTHMYNITRLHHDTEYWACLHIAFAKLQTKVACVNARTKEAHYQYLESRQGALMVLFLCILVMSISIIGNYGLRFFQISV; encoded by the exons ATGTGTCCTGTGAAAGCATTTACTTTGAATGGAAGTTGCACTTGCCCATTGAAAATGAGACACTTCCAATTGAACTTGCTTCTCATCTGTATGGCAACCACCACTGCAATTCTTGTTGTGCCATGGAAGGTCAAATGTCCATTGCAGTGTGTCTGCCAGATCAGACCATGGTATACCCCCAGATCTGTGTACAGGGAAGCCGCCACAGTTGACTGCAATGATTTGTTTATCTCCACAGTGCCTGAAAGATTGCCAGAGGGGACACAGATTCTTCTCTTGCAAAGCAACAATATTGTCAAGGTCGAGCAGAGTGAACTGGAGTATCTGAAAAACCTGACAGAGGTAGATTTATCACAGAACAGTTTCTCAGACATTTTGGACTTTGGCCTGAAGAATATGCCTCAATTGCTGAGTCTTCACTTGgaagaaaaccagctggctgaacTTCCCGATAACAGCTTCTCAAGCCTGGCTAATCTTCAGGAACTTTATCTTAATCACAATCAAATACGCAGGATTTCTCCCCAAGCCTTCTTAGGACTTGGAAATCTCCTTCGACTCCATCTCAACTCCAACTTCTTAAGGACAATTGACAGTCGCTGGTTCCAAGTACTACCCAGTCTGGAGATCTTAATGATTGGTGGCAACAAAGTAGATGCCATTCTGGATATGAACTTCAGGGCTTTATCAAACTTGAGAAGTTTGGTTCTGGCTGGAATGAACCTGAGAGAGATTTCAGATTATGCTCTTGTAGGCTTAAAAAATCTGGAGAGTCTGTCTTTTTATGATAACAATCTGATCAGTGTTCCCAAGCGAGCATTGCAGCAAGTTCCTGGGCTTAAGTTCTTGGATCTGAACAAAAATCCACTTCCGAGGATTAAGCAGAGTGACTTCACAAACATGCTACACCTCAAGGAATTAGGACTCAACAATATGGAAGAGCTGGTTTCTATTGACAAATTTGCATTGATCAACTTGCCTGAACTAACGAAACTGGACGTGACCAACAACCCTAAATTATCCTATATCCATCCCAGTGCTTTCCACCATCTCCCTCAGATGGAAACTCTCATGCTCAACAACAATGCTCTAAGTGCTTTGCATAAGCAAACACTAGAGTCCCTCCCCAGTCTGCAGGAGATAAGCATCCACAGCAATCCCCTCCACTGTGATTGTGTCATCCGCTGGGTCAATAGTACTGAGAACCATATACGCTTCATTGAGCCTCAATCCACATTATGTGCTGAACCTCCAGAcc aaagaaaacatatacGTGATGTCCCCTTCAGAGAAATGACTGACAGATGCTTACCCCTCATCTCTGACAAAAGCTTTCCTTCTCATTTAGATGTGGTAGATGGAGAAGACATCTCTCTTCATTGTAGGGCTTTAGCAGAACCAGAACCAGAGATCTACTGGGTTACACCATCAGGTCTTAAGCTGTTGCCATTCTCAGAAGATGGAAAGTATAAAGTGGACTCTGAGGGGACAATGGAGATTCGCAAGGTCACGGTACAAGAGGCAGGCCTCTATACATGTATGGCTCAAAATCTCATAGGTGCTGACACCAGAAGTATCAGTCTAATAGTAAATAGGTCTTTTCCCTTTAGTGAAGACATGCTAGAGCTGATCATTGAGGAAGTCCAGACTTACAATATCCTGGTTTCATGGAAACCTCATCTCAATACCATTTCATCTAATCTCACTTGGTCCAGTTTCAACCCCAACTTGGACTTAACAAATGTAGCCCGTATTCCAACAGGTACCCACATGTATAACATCACAAGATTGCACCATGATACAGAATATTGGGCCTGTCTTCATATAGCATTTGCAAAGTTGCAGACCAAGGTTGCCTGTGTCAATGCCAGGACTAAAGAGGCTCACTACCAATACTTGGAAAGCAGGCAGGGTGCCCTGATGGTATTGTTCCTCTGCATATTGGTGATGTCTATAAGCATCATAGGCAACTATGGTTTAAGGTTCTTTCAAATTTCAGTCTAG